One genomic segment of Rhinolophus sinicus isolate RSC01 linkage group LG11, ASM3656204v1, whole genome shotgun sequence includes these proteins:
- the RINL gene encoding ras and Rab interactor-like protein isoform X2, with amino-acid sequence MAQPEDKALAGHTDRDRLVPSQENGASETCLGVLGAPEPLHRLQRTWGVWQIPELDAQGAEALLELWPPGSFLVTGHDPSQVLVLRTGPSPGEVNTYQIQKVPGGMSLESSKLCMPDLPHLLAFLSASRDILPRTLLLPPPTLVPGEHTGRVHSMENKLYLETHRGWVMEQTSPETPPVTAKKHDPAPRNPGPHQVSWVEGPLSPEVHHPGPALANLVKEEEEDDYGCKDEEEGPEDVLTRHVQALARAQSSYVARQFRGLQARLSSDAGGHHQPGDPATELLQDVRHLLTDLQDHLAKDPDVRAVFRSRGPGVPQKEEDLGSRVEAALCRVVLAPLKPALWKRLRTLRAPELRRLRRRQIALRAGAGPERQGPAPSRRSRIHARLAHLHAACAPRRKVALLLAVCSDVYAGLAPGENQEPLGADAFLPALTEELIWSPDIGETQLDVEFLMELLDPGELLGEAGYYLTTWFGALHHIAHYQPDAERAPQGLSSEARASLRQWHSRRTLHRQDRTGTQEGRRFDTNRKRQGEDRAET; translated from the exons ATGGCCCAGCCAGAGGACAAGGCCTTGGCAGGCCACACCGACAGGGATAG GTTGGTCCCATCACAGGAGAATGGAGCCAGCGAGACCTGCTTAGGGGTCCTCGGGGCCCCAGAGCCACTCCATCGCCTGCAGAGGACATGGGGGGTGTGGCAAATCCCAGAGCTGGATGCTCAGGGTGCAGAAGCCCTCCTGGAGCTGTGGCCGCCGGGG AGTTTCCTGGTCACAGGACATGACCCCAGCCAAGTCCTGGTGTTGAGGACAGGACCTTCACCAGGGGAAGTCAATACCTACCAAATTCAGAAGGTTCCTGGAG GTATGTCTCTGGAATCTTCTAAGCTCTGCATGCCAGACCTGCCCCATCTCCTGGCCTTCCTATCAGCCAGCAG ggACATTTTGCCCAGAACGCTACTCTTGCCCCCTCCCACTCTAGTGCCTGGGGAACACACAG GTAGGGTGCACTCCATGGAGAACAAGCTGTACCTGGAAACCCACAGAGGGTGGGTGATGGAACAGACCTCCCCAGAGACACCTCCAGTGACTGCCAAGAAACATGATCCAG CCCCCAGGAACCCCGGCCCTCACCAGGTCTCCTGGGTGGAAGGCCCACTCAGCCCAGAAGTACACCATCCTGGGCCGGCTCTGGCCAACTTggtaaaggaggaggaggaggacgattATGGCTGCAAAGATGAAGAGGAAGGACCTGAGGACGTGCTTACTCGTCATGTCCAAGCTCTGGCCAGAGCCCAGAGCAGCTACGTGGCCAGGCAGTTCAGAGGCCTTCAGGCACGCCTCTCTTCAGATGCTGGGGGCCACCATCAGCCTGGGGACCCAGCCACAGAGCTACTTCAGGATGTGCGGCACCTCCTTACTGACCTCCAGGACCACTTAGCAAAGGACCCTGATGTCAGGGCCGTCTTCAGGAGCAGGGGACCTGGGGTACCCCAGAAGGAGGAGGATCTTG GCTCCAGGGTGGAGGCGGCCTTGTGCCGGGTGGTACTGGCGCCGCTGAAGCCCGCCCTGTGGAAGCGACTCCGCACACTCCGCGCTCCAGAGCTGCGGCGACTGCGGCGGCGACAAATAGCCctgcgggcgggggcggggcctgagagacagggccccgcccccagccggCGAAGCCGCATCCACGCGCGCCTCGCGCACCTCCACGCCGCTTGCGCCCCACGCCGCAAAGTGGCACTGCTGCTGGCGGTGTGCAGTGACGTCTACGCGGGCCTGGCTCCAGGCGAGAACCAAG AGCCCTTGGGGGCCGATGCCTTCCTGCCAGCTCTGACGGAGGAGCTCATCTGGAGTCCAGACATTGGGGAGACGCAGCTGGACGTGGAGTTTCTTATGGAGCTTTTGGATCCGGGAGAGCTACTGGGAGAAG CCGGGTACTACCTGACCACGTGGTTTGGGGCGCTGCACCACATTGCCCACTACCAGCCCGATGCGGAACGCGCGCCCCAGGGGCTCAGCTCCGAGGCCCGTGCCTCCCTGCGCCAGTGGCACAGCAGGCGGACGCTGCACCGACAGGACCGCACCGGAACCCAG GAAGGCAGGAGATTTGACACAAACAGAAAAAGGCAAGGTGAAGACAGAGCAGAGACTTGA
- the RINL gene encoding ras and Rab interactor-like protein isoform X1, translated as MAQPEDKALAGHTDRDRLVPSQENGASETCLGVLGAPEPLHRLQRTWGVWQIPELDAQGAEALLELWPPGSFLVTGHDPSQVLVLRTGPSPGEVNTYQIQKVPGGMSLESSKLCMPDLPHLLAFLSASRDILPRTLLLPPPTLVPGEHTGRVHSMENKLYLETHRGWVMEQTSPETPPVTAKKHDPAPRNPGPHQVSWVEGPLSPEVHHPGPALANLVKEEEEDDYGCKDEEEGPEDVLTRHVQALARAQSSYVARQFRGLQARLSSDAGGHHQPGDPATELLQDVRHLLTDLQDHLAKDPDVRAVFRSRGPGVPQKEEDLGSRVEAALCRVVLAPLKPALWKRLRTLRAPELRRLRRRQIALRAGAGPERQGPAPSRRSRIHARLAHLHAACAPRRKVALLLAVCSDVYAGLAPGENQEPLGADAFLPALTEELIWSPDIGETQLDVEFLMELLDPGELLGEAGYYLTTWFGALHHIAHYQPDAERAPQGLSSEARASLRQWHSRRTLHRQDRTGTQAGDLTQTEKGKVKTEQRLEDYLEDWCDAATSQGMLSTTRNDKARDSSPLEPPEGVGPSDTLISAW; from the exons ATGGCCCAGCCAGAGGACAAGGCCTTGGCAGGCCACACCGACAGGGATAG GTTGGTCCCATCACAGGAGAATGGAGCCAGCGAGACCTGCTTAGGGGTCCTCGGGGCCCCAGAGCCACTCCATCGCCTGCAGAGGACATGGGGGGTGTGGCAAATCCCAGAGCTGGATGCTCAGGGTGCAGAAGCCCTCCTGGAGCTGTGGCCGCCGGGG AGTTTCCTGGTCACAGGACATGACCCCAGCCAAGTCCTGGTGTTGAGGACAGGACCTTCACCAGGGGAAGTCAATACCTACCAAATTCAGAAGGTTCCTGGAG GTATGTCTCTGGAATCTTCTAAGCTCTGCATGCCAGACCTGCCCCATCTCCTGGCCTTCCTATCAGCCAGCAG ggACATTTTGCCCAGAACGCTACTCTTGCCCCCTCCCACTCTAGTGCCTGGGGAACACACAG GTAGGGTGCACTCCATGGAGAACAAGCTGTACCTGGAAACCCACAGAGGGTGGGTGATGGAACAGACCTCCCCAGAGACACCTCCAGTGACTGCCAAGAAACATGATCCAG CCCCCAGGAACCCCGGCCCTCACCAGGTCTCCTGGGTGGAAGGCCCACTCAGCCCAGAAGTACACCATCCTGGGCCGGCTCTGGCCAACTTggtaaaggaggaggaggaggacgattATGGCTGCAAAGATGAAGAGGAAGGACCTGAGGACGTGCTTACTCGTCATGTCCAAGCTCTGGCCAGAGCCCAGAGCAGCTACGTGGCCAGGCAGTTCAGAGGCCTTCAGGCACGCCTCTCTTCAGATGCTGGGGGCCACCATCAGCCTGGGGACCCAGCCACAGAGCTACTTCAGGATGTGCGGCACCTCCTTACTGACCTCCAGGACCACTTAGCAAAGGACCCTGATGTCAGGGCCGTCTTCAGGAGCAGGGGACCTGGGGTACCCCAGAAGGAGGAGGATCTTG GCTCCAGGGTGGAGGCGGCCTTGTGCCGGGTGGTACTGGCGCCGCTGAAGCCCGCCCTGTGGAAGCGACTCCGCACACTCCGCGCTCCAGAGCTGCGGCGACTGCGGCGGCGACAAATAGCCctgcgggcgggggcggggcctgagagacagggccccgcccccagccggCGAAGCCGCATCCACGCGCGCCTCGCGCACCTCCACGCCGCTTGCGCCCCACGCCGCAAAGTGGCACTGCTGCTGGCGGTGTGCAGTGACGTCTACGCGGGCCTGGCTCCAGGCGAGAACCAAG AGCCCTTGGGGGCCGATGCCTTCCTGCCAGCTCTGACGGAGGAGCTCATCTGGAGTCCAGACATTGGGGAGACGCAGCTGGACGTGGAGTTTCTTATGGAGCTTTTGGATCCGGGAGAGCTACTGGGAGAAG CCGGGTACTACCTGACCACGTGGTTTGGGGCGCTGCACCACATTGCCCACTACCAGCCCGATGCGGAACGCGCGCCCCAGGGGCTCAGCTCCGAGGCCCGTGCCTCCCTGCGCCAGTGGCACAGCAGGCGGACGCTGCACCGACAGGACCGCACCGGAACCCAG GCAGGAGATTTGACACAAACAGAAAAAGGCAAGGTGAAGACAGAGCAGAGACTTGAAGATTACCTTGAAGATTGgtgtgatgcagccacaagccaaggaatgctgtcAACAACCAGAAACGACAAGGCAAGGGACAgttctcccttagagcctccagaaggagtgGGGCcctctgacaccttgatttcagcctggtGA
- the RINL gene encoding ras and Rab interactor-like protein isoform X3, protein MAQPEDKALAGHTDRDRLVPSQENGASETCLGVLGAPEPLHRLQRTWGVWQIPELDAQGAEALLELWPPGSFLVTGHDPSQVLVLRTGPSPGEVNTYQIQKVPGGMSLESSKLCMPDLPHLLAFLSASRDILPRTLLLPPPTLVPGEHTGRVHSMENKLYLETHRGWVMEQTSPETPPVTAKKHDPAPRNPGPHQVSWVEGPLSPEVHHPGPALANLVKEEEEDDYGCKDEEEGPEDVLTRHVQALARAQSSYVARQFRGLQARLSSDAGGHHQPGDPATELLQDVRHLLTDLQDHLAKDPDVRAVFRSRGPGVPQKEEDLGSRVEAALCRVVLAPLKPALWKRLRTLRAPELRRLRRRQIALRAGAGPERQGPAPSRRSRIHARLAHLHAACAPRRKVALLLAVCSDVYAGLAPGENQEPLGADAFLPALTEELIWSPDIGETQLDVEFLMELLDPGELLGEAGYYLTTWFGALHHIAHYQPDAERAPQGLSSEARASLRQWHSRRTLHRQDRTGTQADLPFEEPWAIETVLRDR, encoded by the exons ATGGCCCAGCCAGAGGACAAGGCCTTGGCAGGCCACACCGACAGGGATAG GTTGGTCCCATCACAGGAGAATGGAGCCAGCGAGACCTGCTTAGGGGTCCTCGGGGCCCCAGAGCCACTCCATCGCCTGCAGAGGACATGGGGGGTGTGGCAAATCCCAGAGCTGGATGCTCAGGGTGCAGAAGCCCTCCTGGAGCTGTGGCCGCCGGGG AGTTTCCTGGTCACAGGACATGACCCCAGCCAAGTCCTGGTGTTGAGGACAGGACCTTCACCAGGGGAAGTCAATACCTACCAAATTCAGAAGGTTCCTGGAG GTATGTCTCTGGAATCTTCTAAGCTCTGCATGCCAGACCTGCCCCATCTCCTGGCCTTCCTATCAGCCAGCAG ggACATTTTGCCCAGAACGCTACTCTTGCCCCCTCCCACTCTAGTGCCTGGGGAACACACAG GTAGGGTGCACTCCATGGAGAACAAGCTGTACCTGGAAACCCACAGAGGGTGGGTGATGGAACAGACCTCCCCAGAGACACCTCCAGTGACTGCCAAGAAACATGATCCAG CCCCCAGGAACCCCGGCCCTCACCAGGTCTCCTGGGTGGAAGGCCCACTCAGCCCAGAAGTACACCATCCTGGGCCGGCTCTGGCCAACTTggtaaaggaggaggaggaggacgattATGGCTGCAAAGATGAAGAGGAAGGACCTGAGGACGTGCTTACTCGTCATGTCCAAGCTCTGGCCAGAGCCCAGAGCAGCTACGTGGCCAGGCAGTTCAGAGGCCTTCAGGCACGCCTCTCTTCAGATGCTGGGGGCCACCATCAGCCTGGGGACCCAGCCACAGAGCTACTTCAGGATGTGCGGCACCTCCTTACTGACCTCCAGGACCACTTAGCAAAGGACCCTGATGTCAGGGCCGTCTTCAGGAGCAGGGGACCTGGGGTACCCCAGAAGGAGGAGGATCTTG GCTCCAGGGTGGAGGCGGCCTTGTGCCGGGTGGTACTGGCGCCGCTGAAGCCCGCCCTGTGGAAGCGACTCCGCACACTCCGCGCTCCAGAGCTGCGGCGACTGCGGCGGCGACAAATAGCCctgcgggcgggggcggggcctgagagacagggccccgcccccagccggCGAAGCCGCATCCACGCGCGCCTCGCGCACCTCCACGCCGCTTGCGCCCCACGCCGCAAAGTGGCACTGCTGCTGGCGGTGTGCAGTGACGTCTACGCGGGCCTGGCTCCAGGCGAGAACCAAG AGCCCTTGGGGGCCGATGCCTTCCTGCCAGCTCTGACGGAGGAGCTCATCTGGAGTCCAGACATTGGGGAGACGCAGCTGGACGTGGAGTTTCTTATGGAGCTTTTGGATCCGGGAGAGCTACTGGGAGAAG CCGGGTACTACCTGACCACGTGGTTTGGGGCGCTGCACCACATTGCCCACTACCAGCCCGATGCGGAACGCGCGCCCCAGGGGCTCAGCTCCGAGGCCCGTGCCTCCCTGCGCCAGTGGCACAGCAGGCGGACGCTGCACCGACAGGACCGCACCGGAACCCAG GCCGATCTGCCCTTTGAGGAACCATGGGCAATAGAGACTGTGCTGCGAGACCGATGA
- the RINL gene encoding ras and Rab interactor-like protein isoform X4 — translation MSLESSKLCMPDLPHLLAFLSASRDILPRTLLLPPPTLVPGEHTGRVHSMENKLYLETHRGWVMEQTSPETPPVTAKKHDPAPRNPGPHQVSWVEGPLSPEVHHPGPALANLVKEEEEDDYGCKDEEEGPEDVLTRHVQALARAQSSYVARQFRGLQARLSSDAGGHHQPGDPATELLQDVRHLLTDLQDHLAKDPDVRAVFRSRGPGVPQKEEDLGSRVEAALCRVVLAPLKPALWKRLRTLRAPELRRLRRRQIALRAGAGPERQGPAPSRRSRIHARLAHLHAACAPRRKVALLLAVCSDVYAGLAPGENQEPLGADAFLPALTEELIWSPDIGETQLDVEFLMELLDPGELLGEAGYYLTTWFGALHHIAHYQPDAERAPQGLSSEARASLRQWHSRRTLHRQDRTGTQAGDLTQTEKGKVKTEQRLEDYLEDWCDAATSQGMLSTTRNDKARDSSPLEPPEGVGPSDTLISAW, via the exons ATGTCTCTGGAATCTTCTAAGCTCTGCATGCCAGACCTGCCCCATCTCCTGGCCTTCCTATCAGCCAGCAG ggACATTTTGCCCAGAACGCTACTCTTGCCCCCTCCCACTCTAGTGCCTGGGGAACACACAG GTAGGGTGCACTCCATGGAGAACAAGCTGTACCTGGAAACCCACAGAGGGTGGGTGATGGAACAGACCTCCCCAGAGACACCTCCAGTGACTGCCAAGAAACATGATCCAG CCCCCAGGAACCCCGGCCCTCACCAGGTCTCCTGGGTGGAAGGCCCACTCAGCCCAGAAGTACACCATCCTGGGCCGGCTCTGGCCAACTTggtaaaggaggaggaggaggacgattATGGCTGCAAAGATGAAGAGGAAGGACCTGAGGACGTGCTTACTCGTCATGTCCAAGCTCTGGCCAGAGCCCAGAGCAGCTACGTGGCCAGGCAGTTCAGAGGCCTTCAGGCACGCCTCTCTTCAGATGCTGGGGGCCACCATCAGCCTGGGGACCCAGCCACAGAGCTACTTCAGGATGTGCGGCACCTCCTTACTGACCTCCAGGACCACTTAGCAAAGGACCCTGATGTCAGGGCCGTCTTCAGGAGCAGGGGACCTGGGGTACCCCAGAAGGAGGAGGATCTTG GCTCCAGGGTGGAGGCGGCCTTGTGCCGGGTGGTACTGGCGCCGCTGAAGCCCGCCCTGTGGAAGCGACTCCGCACACTCCGCGCTCCAGAGCTGCGGCGACTGCGGCGGCGACAAATAGCCctgcgggcgggggcggggcctgagagacagggccccgcccccagccggCGAAGCCGCATCCACGCGCGCCTCGCGCACCTCCACGCCGCTTGCGCCCCACGCCGCAAAGTGGCACTGCTGCTGGCGGTGTGCAGTGACGTCTACGCGGGCCTGGCTCCAGGCGAGAACCAAG AGCCCTTGGGGGCCGATGCCTTCCTGCCAGCTCTGACGGAGGAGCTCATCTGGAGTCCAGACATTGGGGAGACGCAGCTGGACGTGGAGTTTCTTATGGAGCTTTTGGATCCGGGAGAGCTACTGGGAGAAG CCGGGTACTACCTGACCACGTGGTTTGGGGCGCTGCACCACATTGCCCACTACCAGCCCGATGCGGAACGCGCGCCCCAGGGGCTCAGCTCCGAGGCCCGTGCCTCCCTGCGCCAGTGGCACAGCAGGCGGACGCTGCACCGACAGGACCGCACCGGAACCCAG GCAGGAGATTTGACACAAACAGAAAAAGGCAAGGTGAAGACAGAGCAGAGACTTGAAGATTACCTTGAAGATTGgtgtgatgcagccacaagccaaggaatgctgtcAACAACCAGAAACGACAAGGCAAGGGACAgttctcccttagagcctccagaaggagtgGGGCcctctgacaccttgatttcagcctggtGA